Below is a genomic region from Granulibacter bethesdensis CGDNIH1.
ATTCTGGATTCGGTCCCGGCGCGCAGCCGTGCGATATTGTCAGCATGCCGGAGGAAGACCAGAACGGCGATCAGCATGAAAGCAGCGGCTGCCTGCCAGTGGGATTGGGCAAGAGGTGGCGGTCCCAGCCCCATCCCGCCCACGGCCAGCGCCAGCAGCGGCGCGAAGGCAAAGGCACAGAGCGCGGCGGCAGAGGATATTTTGATTGTCCGCGCCACCGCAAACCATAAAGCACAGCAGATGAGACCAACCGGCCACGCAGTTGCCAGTAGCACGCCAAGCCCGGTTGCCACCCCTTTCCCACCGCGAAACCCGAGCCATACGGGAAAAAGATGCCCGATCACGGCGGCGATCCCGGCCGGCAGTGCCAGCGCCCAGCCGCCCAGATGCACAGCCAGCAGCGCCGCAGCAGCGCCTTTGCCGCCATCCAGCAGCAGGGTCGTGGCAGCCAGCCCCTTGCGACCGGTACGCAGAACATTGGTGGCCCCGATATTGCCGGACCCGATCTTGCGGATGTCTCCCGCCCCGCTCAGCCTGGTCAGGATCAGGCCGAACGGGATGCTGCCGAGCAGATAACCACCCAGCAGGGCAAGGCAATAGCTGGTCATTGTGCCGTTCATCCGAATACCCGCCTGCCTGCTTTCCAGGTACCGATGACGCGGCCTT
It encodes:
- the plsY gene encoding glycerol-3-phosphate 1-O-acyltransferase PlsY translates to MNGTMTSYCLALLGGYLLGSIPFGLILTRLSGAGDIRKIGSGNIGATNVLRTGRKGLAATTLLLDGGKGAAAALLAVHLGGWALALPAGIAAVIGHLFPVWLGFRGGKGVATGLGVLLATAWPVGLICCALWFAVARTIKISSAAALCAFAFAPLLALAVGGMGLGPPPLAQSHWQAAAAFMLIAVLVFLRHADNIARLRAGTESRIGTRS